Proteins encoded by one window of Phenylobacterium soli:
- a CDS encoding winged helix-turn-helix domain-containing protein, translating to MFSLVPPQVVLPEDVAALCAHPDFRDAVEALALANGRKLAALPLIGRWMTRDLGRTALSGAAIVLDGFSQGEGMTFGLLVDSALHNQVCSRARVRLYVERAIANGLMATDAPGEPLSHRTRIQLLPGFRDVMRAGMRATLTSVAMLAPEVEPALGRLDELRFFGRVSTAVGFQMEMQRELFPTDRPVHLFQSRDGGTRMLEHLICLQAPDRDQLLQSCDISRSGLARASFSSRVHVCRLVSELEQEGLVQLDGRRLTASRALSEDVERHYAAMFALARAAVLSALATD from the coding sequence ATGTTCAGTCTGGTTCCGCCCCAGGTGGTGCTCCCGGAGGACGTGGCGGCGCTTTGCGCCCATCCAGACTTCCGGGACGCCGTCGAAGCCCTGGCGCTCGCCAACGGCCGCAAGCTGGCCGCCCTGCCGCTGATCGGGCGCTGGATGACCCGCGACCTTGGCCGCACGGCCCTGTCCGGCGCAGCGATCGTGCTGGATGGCTTCTCGCAGGGCGAGGGCATGACCTTCGGCCTCCTGGTGGACTCCGCCCTGCACAACCAGGTCTGCAGTCGCGCGCGCGTGCGGCTCTATGTGGAGCGGGCCATCGCCAACGGCCTCATGGCCACGGACGCGCCCGGCGAACCGCTCTCCCACCGCACCCGGATTCAGCTCCTGCCCGGCTTCCGGGACGTGATGCGGGCCGGCATGCGGGCGACGCTGACATCGGTGGCGATGCTGGCGCCCGAGGTCGAGCCCGCGCTCGGCCGGCTCGACGAGCTCCGCTTCTTCGGCCGCGTCTCGACCGCCGTCGGCTTCCAGATGGAGATGCAGCGGGAGCTCTTCCCGACGGACCGCCCGGTCCACCTCTTCCAGTCGCGCGACGGCGGCACGCGGATGCTCGAGCACCTCATCTGCCTCCAGGCCCCCGACCGCGACCAGCTCCTGCAGTCCTGCGACATCTCCCGCTCCGGCCTGGCGCGGGCGAGCTTCAGCTCGCGCGTCCACGTCTGCCGGCTGGTCAGCGAGCTCGAGCAGGAAGGGCTGGTGCAGTTGGACGGCCGCCGTCTGACGGCCTCGCGTGCGCTGTCCGAGGACGTCGAGCGGCACTACGCGGCGATGTTCGCCCTCGCGCGGGCGGCGGTGCTCAGCGCCCTGGCGACCGACTAG
- a CDS encoding NHLP bacteriocin system secretion protein, with amino-acid sequence MQLIEGFAVAPIRTALGGGARGSWTAMFTENAVARVLGPEPVDEPMAVAGSSAWIQVVALAALVFGALVWSALTDVPLKVKAKGVLLNEKGLVEVASATRGRILEMDVKPGDIVRQGDLLAILDEPELASQLEIRRAQLEEARAHERALTGFNGELGKAQGAAVASRIAADRERLRLLEEREHALSDRERSLRGLAATGYVSKEFVLRNEAELSAVREQLAALRSDVVGAGAEGKVQTVQRQRDVATTRSDIARLQAELTELERKAAKDRELRSPYSGRVTEVTQGAGEFVEAGASLISMARSVWLDEHHEGELRAIAFVPADQGKDIRRGMRVDLAPAGVKANEYGFIVGKVIDVADVPASTGGMMGVLKNDQVVRQLSQQGPMFKVAVHLERAPTYSGYRWTSSNGPKSHIDSGAPVEAQFITRHQRLLGLVIPPLARFFAK; translated from the coding sequence GTGCAGTTGATCGAAGGCTTCGCCGTGGCGCCAATCCGCACGGCCCTGGGGGGCGGCGCACGGGGAAGCTGGACGGCCATGTTCACGGAAAACGCCGTGGCGCGGGTGCTCGGGCCCGAGCCCGTGGACGAGCCCATGGCGGTGGCCGGCTCCTCGGCATGGATCCAGGTAGTGGCGCTGGCCGCGCTCGTCTTCGGCGCCCTGGTCTGGAGCGCGCTCACCGACGTGCCGCTCAAGGTCAAGGCAAAGGGCGTCCTGCTCAACGAGAAGGGCCTCGTCGAGGTGGCGAGCGCCACCCGTGGCCGGATCCTGGAGATGGACGTCAAGCCGGGCGACATCGTGCGCCAGGGCGATCTGCTGGCCATCCTCGACGAGCCCGAACTCGCCTCCCAGCTGGAGATCCGCCGCGCCCAGCTCGAGGAGGCCCGCGCCCACGAGCGCGCCCTCACCGGCTTCAACGGCGAACTCGGCAAGGCCCAGGGCGCGGCCGTCGCCTCGCGCATCGCGGCCGACCGCGAGCGGCTGCGGCTGCTGGAGGAGCGAGAGCATGCGCTCAGCGATCGCGAGCGCAGCCTGAGGGGGCTGGCCGCGACCGGCTATGTCTCGAAGGAGTTCGTGCTGCGCAACGAGGCGGAGCTGTCGGCGGTGCGCGAACAGCTGGCAGCCCTGCGCAGCGACGTCGTCGGCGCGGGCGCCGAAGGCAAGGTCCAGACGGTGCAGCGGCAGCGCGATGTCGCCACGACCCGCTCGGACATCGCTCGACTGCAGGCCGAACTGACCGAGCTGGAGCGCAAGGCCGCGAAGGACCGCGAGCTGCGCAGCCCCTATTCGGGCAGGGTCACCGAGGTGACGCAGGGCGCGGGGGAATTCGTCGAGGCCGGCGCCTCTCTGATCTCCATGGCGCGCAGCGTCTGGCTCGACGAACACCACGAGGGCGAGCTGCGGGCCATCGCCTTCGTCCCCGCCGACCAGGGCAAGGACATCCGGCGGGGCATGCGCGTGGACCTGGCGCCGGCCGGCGTGAAGGCCAACGAATACGGCTTCATCGTCGGCAAGGTCATCGACGTGGCGGACGTGCCGGCGAGCACCGGCGGCATGATGGGCGTGCTGAAGAACGACCAGGTGGTCCGCCAGCTGTCGCAGCAGGGCCCGATGTTCAAGGTGGCCGTCCACCTCGAGCGCGCCCCGACCTACAGCGGCTACCGCTGGACCTCGTCCAACGGGCCCAAGAGCCACATCGACAGCGGCGCCCCTGTGGAGGCGCAGTTCATCACCCGTCACCAGCGGCTGCTCGGGCTCGTGATCCCGCCGCTCGCGCGGTTCTTCGCGAAGTAG
- a CDS encoding septal ring lytic transglycosylase RlpA family protein — protein sequence MASYYRPARLGSKMANGRKAKPGGLTAASKTLPLGAKAKVTNLETGKSVKVTVTDRGPHVKGRIVDVSPKAADKLGMKDDGVAPVKVKPLAEPPRGHR from the coding sequence ATGGCGTCCTATTACCGGCCCGCGCGGCTGGGCTCGAAGATGGCCAACGGCAGGAAGGCGAAGCCCGGCGGGCTGACGGCGGCCAGCAAGACCCTGCCGCTGGGAGCCAAGGCCAAGGTGACCAACCTGGAGACCGGCAAGTCGGTGAAGGTGACGGTGACCGATCGCGGGCCGCACGTGAAGGGACGGATCGTCGATGTCTCGCCCAAGGCGGCCGACAAGCTCGGGATGAAGGACGACGGAGTGGCGCCGGTGAAGGTGAAGCCTCTGGCGGAGCCGCCGCGCGGGCATCGCTGA
- a CDS encoding GrpB family protein: MSGDRAQLGGVRIAAPDARWAGLFDAERRRLTVLGVFLELEHFGSTAVPGLAAKPVIDILACAPRLADLDAVEPALAALGYRRLDVGFQRRRFYRNDDVGGGAAANLHVVTADRWADKSERLFRDWLIAHPGAAREYADLKDSLARRHAEDMEAYTAAKSAFIQGIVNQARAAQGWPPQTDWSE, from the coding sequence GTGAGCGGAGACCGCGCTCAGCTGGGCGGCGTCCGCATCGCCGCGCCGGACGCCCGCTGGGCCGGGCTGTTCGATGCCGAGCGCCGCCGCCTCACCGTGCTCGGCGTCTTCCTCGAGCTCGAGCACTTCGGCAGCACGGCTGTCCCGGGGCTCGCCGCCAAGCCGGTGATCGACATCCTGGCCTGCGCGCCGCGCCTCGCCGACCTCGACGCGGTCGAGCCGGCCCTGGCGGCGCTCGGCTACCGACGCCTGGACGTCGGTTTCCAGAGGCGCCGCTTCTATAGAAATGACGACGTCGGCGGCGGCGCGGCGGCGAACCTCCACGTCGTGACCGCCGACCGCTGGGCGGACAAGTCCGAGCGGCTGTTCCGCGACTGGCTCATCGCCCACCCTGGCGCGGCCCGCGAATATGCCGATCTCAAGGACTCCCTCGCGCGCCGCCATGCCGAGGACATGGAGGCCTACACCGCCGCCAAGAGCGCGTTCATCCAGGGCATCGTCAACCAGGCCCGCGCCGCCCAAGGCTGGCCGCCGCAGACCGACTGGAGCGAGTAG